A portion of the Magnolia sinica isolate HGM2019 chromosome 17, MsV1, whole genome shotgun sequence genome contains these proteins:
- the LOC131230787 gene encoding uncharacterized protein LOC131230787 isoform X5, with the protein MQRFFSVFRNVLEIYRYIPGTVCRGTLQKARTRTTGLLVCALCIGAFISAHWLNASIISSDGKKLMPTAKTTAHHHSHKHPEKPPINPENLLNCSRGNLTKTCPANRPTPPKTKDDRPSPSCPEYFRWIHEDLRPWKASKISKEMVERAKRTANFRLVVLNGTAYVEKYQRKAIQTRDVFTLWGILQLLRRYPGRVPDLDLMFDCGDFPFVMSRDYRGPNASGPPPLFRYCGDEKTLDVVFPDWSFWGWSEINIKPWESLSKDLKESNERLRWMDRNPYAYWKGNPSVTAKRRDLLKCNVSDTHDWNARLYAQDWLSESQQGFKQSDLAGQCTHRYKIYIEGSAWSVSEKYILACDSVTLFVKPRYYDFFTRGLMPMRHYWPIHANNKCRSIKFAVDWGNNHEQKAQEIGKAASSFILEELKMDYVYDYMFHLLNEYAKLLTYKPTLPQNAKEYCLESMACHAKGLEKKFMMESMVMGPKDSSPCTLAPPFDPAALQAMNRRKENSIKQVETWERQNV; encoded by the exons ATGCAGCGCTTTTTTAGTGTTTTCCGTAACGTATTGGAAATATACCGTTACATTCCGGGGACGGTATGTCGGGGAACATTGCAGAAGGCTCGTACGAGAACGACCGGACTGCTTGTCTGCGCCCTTTGCATCGGCGCCTTTATTTCCGCTCACTGGCTCAATGCT TCTATCATAAGTAGCGACGGAAAGAAACTGATGCCTACGGCCAAAACAACAGCCCACCATCACTCCCACAAACACCCCGAAAAGCCCCCAATAAACCCTGAAAATCTCCTTAATTGCTCCCGTGGAAACCTGACAAAGACCTGCCCTGCAAATCGTCCAACACCTCCCAAAACCAAAGATGACCGTCCATCACCATCCTGCCCCGAGTACTTCCGTTGGATCCATGAAGATCTACGGCCATGGAAGGCTTCAAAAATCTCAAAGGAGATGGTAGAAAGGGCAAAAAGGACTGCAAATTTTCGACTTGTGGTATTGAACGGCACAGCTTACGTGGAGAAGTACCAGAGGAAGGCGATTCAGACACGTGATGTTTTCACACTGTGGGGAATCCTGCAGCTCCTAAGGAGGTACCCGGGTCGGGTACCTGATCTGGACCTAATGTTCGACTGTGGTGACTTTCCGTTTGTGATGTCACGTGACTATAGAGGTCCGAACGCGTCGGGCCCACCACCTTTGTTTCGGTACTGCGGAGACGAAAAGACATTGGATGTTGTTTTCCCGGATTGGTCCTTCTGGGGTTG GTCTGAGATCAACATCAAGCCGTGGGAATCCCTGTCCAAGGATCTGAAAGAGTCGAATGAGCGGCTGAGATGGATGGACAGGAATCCCTACGCTTACTGGAAAGGGAACCCTAGTGTCACAGCAAAGAGGCGAGACCTCCTCAAATGCAACGTCTCTGACACTCACGACTGGAATGCTCGTCTTTATGCACAG GACTGGCTCAGCGAATCTCAGCAAGGATTTAAGCAATCTGATTTAGCAGGCCAATGCACTCACAG ATATAAGATTTATATCGAAGGATCTGCATGGTCTGTTAGCGAGAAATACATATTGGCTTGTGATTCTGTTACTTTGTTCGTGAAGCCCCGATACTATGACTTCTTCACACGAGGTTTGATGCCTATGCGTCATTACTGGCCGATACATGCCAATAACAAGTGCAGATCAATCAAATTCGCTGTGGACTGGGGCAACAACCACGAACAGAAG GCCCAAGAGATTGGGAAGGCAGCAAGCAGCTTCATTCTAGAGGAGCTGAAGATGGATTATGTGTATGATTACATGTTTCACCTCTTAAATGAATACGCTAAGCTATTGACATACAAGCCTACATTACCCCAAAATGCAAAGGAATACTGCTTGGAATCCATGGCATGCCATGCAAAAGGATTAGAGAAGAAGTTCATGATGGAATCCATGGTGATGGGCCCAAAAGATTCAAGCCCATGCACCCTGGCTCCTCCCTTTGATCCTGCAGCCCTTCAAGCAATGAACAGAAGGAAAGAGAATTCCATAAAACAGGTAGAAACTTGGGAAAGACAAAATGTTTAG